The DNA sequence CCTTTCGTGGGTATCATATTTCGCCTTCGTCTCGTCTTCCGTCAGGCGCTCCAGCAGACTGACGGCGCAGAGGGCCGTGTGGTAGGTTTTGCCGGTGCCGGGCGGGCCGTAGAGAATCTGGTTGAGCGGTTGGCGCATAGAATTGGGAATGGGCAGGTCGTCTTCGTTATCAGGGGTGGCTAGCACAGGCTGCATACCGGCAGCTTGTAGCGACTCGTCGCGTAGCTTTTCGGCAATGACGAAAGCGTGCAGAATCTTTTCGAATACCAGTGTTTTCAGGGCTACGCGGCTGGTGGCATCGGCCTGGGACTTCAGGTCGGCCAGCGGCAGGCGGGCCAGGGTAAGCCATTCGCCGCTGAGCGTGGGATGTTTAAACAGCGGATCGGGAAACGCACCTTGCAGCGCCTGTCGGATGTCGGCGGCCAGTTGGTCGGTCTGGGCTACCGTGCGCAGTTCCTTGGCGGTGCGGCCCCGGCCAAACCAGCGGTTCTTGCCGCCTTCGTTGTTGCCCAGCTTGAAACTCAGGTACACGAAGTCCTTATCCTGTGGCAGTAGATACAGCGGAAAGCCCACAATGCGGAAGTCGGCGCCGGTGCCCAGCGCCAGAAAGGTGCCGGGAAATTTTTTGCTTTCTGCGGTACTCCAGGTGTAAAAGCCGAAAAATAGCGGTTCCGTCTGCCCGCCGTGCGTCCAGCTGAATAGCAGGGGCGTCTTGGCGGCGGCCTCGTTGCGAATCGAGTAGTTCTGGTAGATTACCTGGACCGGCTGCACCGGAATGGTATTATCGGCGAGCAGGCTTTTGAGCTGCTGTAAAGTTGAAGTAGTTATCCGACGGAGAGGGGGCATATCAATCAGCTAATCCGAGGTAAGATATACAGACTATTGGTGGCCCGAAATAAAAAGGGCGTCATGCTGAGCGCAGTCGAAGCATCTGCCGAGAGGTCCGGCCCCGGAACAAGCAAAAATCATGTGTTCTGAGACAGGTGCACAGGGCCGGTAGCGTGATACTTGTCAGGACGCCGCGTGACGTTTATCATGCCCGTTACAAAGCGGGCAGGCTAAGTTGCGGGGGTAGTTTTCAGTCTGCTCCACCGGTTTTCGGTGCCTGCCTGCCGGTGCGGCAACACTTCTGCCCGCGCTGCTACTGGCTGAGAACCCCAATAATCAATGCTTCGCCACCCCATCGGTAGCGGGTAGTTGGCCCCGGCAGGGTGATGCTCCGGCGGAACGTCGTGCTACTCGTCCTTCTCACGCCCTACGCCATGACAACTCTCGCCCATTTCTCCGCCCTTAGCCGCCGCGGGTGGCTGCGCGGCTTGCTGATACTGCTTGGGGCACTAATAGCTGCCCCCAGCCTAGCCCAGACGCCGGCCTGGCAAATGGCCCAGCTGCTGAGCACCCGGACCATAGCCGGCGCTACGGCCACCGATGCCGCCGGCAACGTGTACTTGGCCGGTTCTTTCGTGGGCTCCGCCACCTTCGGTACCACCACCCTGAATGCCCAGAATGCCGCCGATACCGACGTGTTTGTGGCGAAGTGGAGCCCGGCCACCGGCTGCTTCGTTTGGGCCCGCCGCGCCGGTGGGAGTAGCTCAGAGCGGGCCACCGCCCTGGCCGTAAACGGCAACCAGGTGTACGTGCTGGGTACCTTCAGCAGCGCTACGGCGGCTTTTGGCAACACCACGCTGACCAATAGCAGCGCCGACGGCAACCAGGCCGACATATTCGTGGCCAAGCTCACGGACGCGGGAGCCACGGCTGACTTCACCTGGGCCCAGGCCGGCGGCGGCCCCGGCCTGGACTATGCCACGGGCCTGGCCCTGACGGGTAACAGCGTATATATAGCGGGGTATTTCGAGGGCAGCACGGTGCGCTTTGGCTCCACCGCCCTGTTCAATAGTAATCCTATGCCCAGCGGCCCGGCTACCTCCGAGGTGTACGTGGCCAAGCTGGCGGATGCCGGCAGCACGGCCAGCTTCAACTGGGCCGTCCGGATAGGAGGGCAGGGCAGTGAACAGGCCTTTGGGCTGGCCGCCAGCGGCTCCAACCTGTACGTCGTGGGATACTTTGACAGCCAATCCGTGCGGTACGGCTGCACGCTTTGCATCAGCAACCTGATCAGTGCCGGCGGGGCAGATGCCTTCGTGGGCAAGCTCACGGATGCGGGCACCGGGGCCACGTTTGGGTGGGTGCAGGGCATTGGCGGCAGCGGCAGCGAAGTTGCCCTGGCCGTGGCCGCGCAGCAGGACGAGGTGTACGTAACGGGCGCTTTTAGTAGCCCGACGCTAGGTTTGGGAGCTACCACCCTGGCCAATTCCGGCTTGTCTAACGCGTTTATAACCAAACTCACCGACAACGGGGCGACCATGAGCTTCCGGTGGGCCGAGGCAATAGGCAGCGTTGGCCTGGGTATAACGCTGCCCCAGACCCTGCGCGTGCAGGGCCCGGCCGTGTACGTGGCGGGCTCCTTTACGGGCGCTACGGCCCGCTTCGGCGGTTATTCTCTGGCAAATTCGGGCTCCATTGGTACCGACGACGTGTTCGTCGCCGGCTGGACCGACACGGGAGCCAGCAGCAGCGTGGCCTGGGTGGCGCAGGCCGGGGGCGTCGGCAACGACCAGGTGTTTGATCTGGCGCTGCACAATACCAGCCTCTTTCTGACGGGCGTAGCCATTCTGCCCGCGCGGTTTGGTCCGCTGGTACCGGCGGGCCCGGCGGGCAGCCAGTTTGGCTTTTTTGCCCAGCTGGCCGCCCCGGTGCTGGCCCTGGCGCCCCCGCTGCCGCTGCCGGGCCTGGAGCTGTATCCCAACCCGGCCCAGCACAGCCTAACGATAGAGGTAGTGGCCCCGGCGGGACCCGTTCGCCTGACGCTGGGCGACGCGCAAGGCCGCGTGGTGCGCCCTGCGGCCGTGCTGCTACCCGACGCCTCGGGCCAGCGGTACCGGATTTCTTTGGCGGGCCTGGCTCCCGGACTGTATCTGGCTACGGTGCAGTCTGGCTCACGCCAGATCGTGCGCCGGCTGCTCGTTCAGTAGGACCGGGCCCCGCCGCGCGTGCTCCGCGTGACTGGGCACCCTGCGGGCTGCCATAGATCAGGCGGGCAGATGACGTTGGTCATACCGCGCGGCCGCGCCGGCGGCGAAATTGGACCTGGTATTTCGCCCGGCTGGTAGCAAGTAAGGAACGGATGCCAATCGGGCAGCTGGCCGTAGGGCCGGCCGCCTGACGCGCTGCCGTCGGTTGTCCCACCTCTTTCCTTCGTACTCATGAGCCAACTGCCTTTTACCTTGTCTTTTAGCGAGCTTGACAACCGGCAGGTAGCGCTGGTGGGCGGCAAAAATGCTTCGCTCGGGGAGCTGTTTACCCAGCTGGCAACGCAGGGAATCCGGGTGCCGGACGGGTTTGCCACCACGGCCGCGGCCTACCGGTTGTTTCTAAACGAAAACCACCTGCGCGAGCCGCTGGCAGCGCTTATGGCGCAGGTCGACGGGCAGGAATTCTCCAACATCCAATCTGTGGGGATGCAGGCCCGGGCCCTGGTGCAGGCGGCCCCGCTGCCGGCCCAGGTTGCGGAGGCCATTGGCCGGGCCTATCAGGCCCTGAGCGCCGGGCAGGCCGAGCCGCTGGCGGTGGCCGTGCGCAGCAGCGCCACGGCCGAAGACCTGCCCACGGCCAGCTTTGCCGGGCAGCACGACTCGTTTCTGAACGTGCGCGGCGAGGCCGCGCTGCTGCAGGCCTGCCGGCAGTGCTACGTGTCATTGTTCAACGACCGGGCCATCAAGTACCGGCTGCAGCACGGCTTCGACCATTTGCAGGTAGCTCTGTCGGTGGGCGTGCAGCGCATGGTGCGCTCCGACCTGGCCTCGGCTGGGGTGGCCTTCACCATCGAGCCCGAAACCGGCCACGAGCAGCTGCTGTACCTGACTGGCAGCTGGGGCCTGGGCGAAAACGTGGTGCAAGGCGCCGTTAACCCCGACGAGTTTTACCTGTTTAAGCCCGCCCTGCGGCAGGGCAACCGGGGGCTCGTCACCAAAAAGCTGGGCGACAAGGCCAAAACCATGCGCTACGCCCAGGATGCCCGCGCCGGCACCACCGGCATCGAAAACACCGACACCCCGCCCGAGAAGCGGTCTGAGTTTGTCCTGACCGACGCGGAAGCCGGGCAGCTGGGGCGCTGGCTGCTGCTGATTGAGGACCACTACGGCATGCCCATGGACGTGGAGTGGGCCAAGGACGGGCTGACGGGCGAGCTGTTTATCGTGCAGGCCCGCCCCGAAACCGTGCACCACGGCCGTCAGGCCCTGCGCCTGCACGAGTACCACCTGCGCGGCACCGGCCCGCTGCTGGCTACCGGCAAGGCCGTGGGCTCCCAGATTGTGGCCGGCGTGGCCCGCCTGATTGCCTCGCCCGCCGAGGGCCACCGCCTGCAGCCGGGCGAAATCCTGGTGACGGACAGCACCAGCCCCGATTGGAACGTCATTCTGAAAAAGGCCTCGGTCATCGTCACCAACAAGGGTGGGCGCACCAGCCACGCGGCCATCGTGGCCCGGGAGCTGGGCCTGTCGGCCGTGGTGGGCACGCTGCATGCCACCGAGCACATCCGGGACGGGCAGCTCATCACCGTGTCCTGCGCCGAGGGCGACGAGGGAAAGATATTTGCCGGGCAGCTGCCCTGGGATGAAACCGACCTGGATTTGGAGCACGTGGCCCAGCCCCGCACCCAGGCCATGCTCATCCTGGCCGACCCCGACCGCGCCCTGCAATTGGCCCGCTACCCCAGCCAGGGCGTGGGCCTGATGCGGATGGAGTTCGTCATCAACAACGCCATCCGCATTCACCCCATGGCCCTGGTCGAATTTGATAAGCTGCGGGATGCGGCGGCCCGGGCCGAAATCGAGCAGCTCACGGCCCACTACGCCAGCAAGCCCGAGTACTTCGTCGATAAGCTCAGCCAGGCCATCGGGCTGGTGGCGGCGGCTTTCTACCCGCGCCCGGTCATTGTGCGCATGAGCGACTTCAAAACCAACGAGTACGCGGGCCTGGTGGGTGGGCGGCAGTTTGAGCCCGAGGAGGAAAACCCGATGCTGGGCTTCCGCGGGGCCGCGCGCTACGACAGCCCGCAGTACCGTGAAGGGTTCCGGCTGGAGTGCCAGGCCCTGCACCGGGTGCGCCACGAGATGGGCCTGACCAACGTGAAGGCCATGATTCCGTTTTGCCGCACCGTGGCCGAGGGCTGCCGGGTGGTGAAGCTCATGGAAGAGTTTGGCCTGCCGCGCGGGCCGGAAGGAGTGGAAATCTACGTGATGGCCGAAATTCCGAGCAACGTGATTCTGGCCGAGGACTTTGCCCGGGTGTTCGACGGCTTCAGCATCGGCTCCAACGACCTGACCCAGCTCACCCTGGGCCTCGACCGGGACTCGGCCATCGTCAGCCCGCTGTTTGATGAGCGCAACCCGGCCGTGCTGCGGCTGCTCAGCCAGGTGATCCGGGCGGCCAAAGCCTATGGCCGGCCCATCGGCCTGTGCGGGCAGGCCCCCAGCGACTACCCCGATTTTGCCCGCTTCCTGGTCGAGCAGGGCATCGACAGCATTTCCTTCACCCCCGATGCGCTGCTCCCGGGCATGGCCAACATGGTGCAGGCCGAACAGCAGCTGGCCCGCAGCGCCTCACCGCAGCCAATAGCTCATCCCGTGGGTGCCCTGCCAGCCTGAGCTATTGACACCCTTACCTCATCCTCAACCCCTGTCTGCTATGAAACCTTCCTTTCTGGTGTTTACGGACCTGTCGCCCCGGTCGCGGCGGGCGGCCTGGTACGCGGCCCTGCTGGCCCAGGCCGCCGGGGGCCAGGTCGTGCTGGTGCACATGGAAGCCATTCCGCCCGCCGAGCCTGAAGTGGGATTATTCACGCTTTCGGCCGAGTATTATCAGCAGGAGCAGGATGCGCAGGCGGCCCTGCACGCGCTGGCCGGGCAGCTACCTGCCCCGGCCGTCGTCGAACCGGCCGTGAGTAGCGTGACGCAGGTGCTGACCGATTTCGTGGACCGCTGGCAGCCGGTGGTGCTGGTGCTGGGCACCGTGCCCGAGCAGGATATGCTGGATGCCATCTGGTACAACCAGATGCTGCCGGCCCTGCGCGACGCGGGCCTGCCGGTGCTGCTCGTGCCTGATGAGGCAGCCCTGGACCCCGTGCTGCCCCGGCTCGTAGCCGTTGCCGCCGATGGCCGGGAGTTCCGGCTTGCTGCCAGCGCGGCGGTAGGCCCGGCCGTGCTCAGCAGCTGGCCCGCCGCCTTCAGCGTGGTGCACGTAGCCCCACCCGGCGGCACCGGCATCAACCGGGCCGTGGCGGCCGTACACCACAGCGGCCTGCTGCCCCCTGCCGCGGCTTGCCTGCCCTACGAGGCACGGCAGCAGCCCTGCAGCGCCGGCATTGTGCAGGCCGTGCTGGATGTGCAGGCTGATCTGTTGGTGCTCCTAACCCGGCCGCGCAGTCTGGTCAGCAGCATGTTTGGCGGCGGCGTGGCGGCCCACGTGGTGCGCAATTGTCCGGTACCCACCTTGCTGCTGCCCACTGCGGAAGTGCCGCAGCCCGAGCCCGAACCTAAGACTATCGACGGGATGAGCTATAGCTACCCGGCCACCCTGGGCGCGGCATTGACCAGCCTGCTTGCTAGGCCAGCCCGCGCGTAAACATCATGCTGACGTCCCTGAAAAGTCCGCTGCTGGCCGAAACCGGTGCCCTGACGCGCTTTGCCATCCGCTTTTTCCGCCAAGGATTCCGCCCCCGCTACGAGGCGCAGGAGCTGCTGTACCAGTGCTACGTCATCGGCTACCAGTCCTTGCCCTTGGTCGGCGTCACGGGCTTTATCATGGGCATCGTGCTGACGCTGCAAAGCCGGCCGACGATGGCGCAGTTCGGGGCCGAGTCCTGGATTCCGGCTATGGTGGGGCTGACCATCATCCGGGAAATGGGGCCCATCATCACGGCCCTGATTTTCGCCGGCAAAATCGGCTCCAGCATCGGGGCCGAGCTGGGCTCGATGCGCGTCACGGAGCAGATCGACGCCATGGAGGTGTCGGGCACCAACCCGTTTAAGTACCTGGTGGCCACGCGGGTGGTGGCCACCACGCTCATGCTGCCCATCCTGACTATTCTGGCCGATGCCATTGCCCTCTACGCCTCCTATTTGGGCATCAACATGAAGGGCGTGACCACGCTGGCTTTGTTCACCAACAACGTCCTCTCGCGCCTGACCTTCGGCGACGTGGTACCGGCCGTGCTCAAAACCTTCTTTTTCGGCTTTGCCGTCGGCCTGATCGGGTGCTACAAGGGCTACTACTCCAGCAAGGGCACCGAGGGCGTGGGGCAGGCCGCCAACTCGGCCGTAGTCGTCTCGTCCCTGGTCATTTTTATCCTGGATTTGCTGGCCGTGCAGATTACCGGCCTGCTGGGCCTTAACTAACCTGCGCCGCCGATGCTGCCCGATACCCTGCCTCCGCCGTTGCCCGCGCCCGTGGCCGCTCCCGCCCCGGCGGCGGTGCTCACCGTCAGCCACGTGGAGAAGTCCTTTGGCGACAACCACGTGCTGCGCGACTTTTCCCTGACCGTGGAGCCGGGCCAGAACGTGGTGGTGCTGGGCAAGTCGGGCTCGGGCAAATCGGTGCTGGCCAAGTGCATCATCGGCCTGCTGTGCGTGGATGCGGGCAGCATTACGGTGCTGGGGCAGGACGTAGGCCGCCTCGACCACGAAGCCCTGGACCAGCTGCGGGCCCGGGTGGGGTTTCTGTTCCAGAGCAACGCCCTCTACGACTCGATGACGGTGCGCGAAAACCTGCTGTTTCCGCTGCGCCGCCACTGGCTGGCCGACCGCCGCCACCAGGAAAGCGCGCTGGTGCAGCAGGCCCTGGAAGACGTGGGCCTGGCCCACACGGCCGGGATGATGCCCGCCGAGCTGTCGGGCGGCATGCGCAAGCGCATTGCCCTGGCCCGCACCCTGATTCTGCGGCCCGACATCATTCTCTACGACGAGCCCACCACTGGCCTCGACCCGGTGACGGCCCGCGAAATCGACCACCTGATCCGGGCGGTGCAGCGCAAGTACGGCACCTCGGCCCTGATTATCTCCCACGACATGAACTGCGTGCGCCTGACCGCCGACCGGGTCGTTCTGCTCGTGGACGGCCGCTGCTACGCCGAGGGCACCTTCGCCGAGCTACAGCACAGCCCCGACCCGGTGGTGCACGAGTTTTTCGCCTGAAGGCGCCCTTTCTCCTTTTTCTTCTGACTTGTCATGCCCCAGCGCTCCGCCAGTAATCATATCCGCCTTGGCCTGTTCGTGCTCGTGGGCCTGGGCTGCCTGCTGGCCACCCTGTTTTTGCTGGGGCGGCAGCAGAACCTGTTCAGCCGCCGCCTGGTGGTGCAGGCCGACTTCCGGAACGTCTCGGGGCTGCTCGCCGGCAACAACGTGCGGCTGGGCGGCATTCCGGTGGGCACCGTCAAGCAGATTCAGATTCTGAACGACACCACCGTGCGGGTGCTCCTGAGCTTGAGCCGCGACGTGCAGCCCTTCGTGCGCAAAAACGCGGTGGCTACCATCGGCACCGACGGGCTGGTGGGCAACACCATCATCAACCTCAGTGCCCGCCCCGGCCCGGCCGCGCCCGTCGAGGCCGGCGA is a window from the Hymenobacter aquaticus genome containing:
- a CDS encoding ABC transporter ATP-binding protein, which translates into the protein MLPDTLPPPLPAPVAAPAPAAVLTVSHVEKSFGDNHVLRDFSLTVEPGQNVVVLGKSGSGKSVLAKCIIGLLCVDAGSITVLGQDVGRLDHEALDQLRARVGFLFQSNALYDSMTVRENLLFPLRRHWLADRRHQESALVQQALEDVGLAHTAGMMPAELSGGMRKRIALARTLILRPDIILYDEPTTGLDPVTAREIDHLIRAVQRKYGTSALIISHDMNCVRLTADRVVLLVDGRCYAEGTFAELQHSPDPVVHEFFA
- a CDS encoding universal stress protein, yielding MKPSFLVFTDLSPRSRRAAWYAALLAQAAGGQVVLVHMEAIPPAEPEVGLFTLSAEYYQQEQDAQAALHALAGQLPAPAVVEPAVSSVTQVLTDFVDRWQPVVLVLGTVPEQDMLDAIWYNQMLPALRDAGLPVLLVPDEAALDPVLPRLVAVAADGREFRLAASAAVGPAVLSSWPAAFSVVHVAPPGGTGINRAVAAVHHSGLLPPAAACLPYEARQQPCSAGIVQAVLDVQADLLVLLTRPRSLVSSMFGGGVAAHVVRNCPVPTLLLPTAEVPQPEPEPKTIDGMSYSYPATLGAALTSLLARPARA
- a CDS encoding T9SS type A sorting domain-containing protein, which codes for MTTLAHFSALSRRGWLRGLLILLGALIAAPSLAQTPAWQMAQLLSTRTIAGATATDAAGNVYLAGSFVGSATFGTTTLNAQNAADTDVFVAKWSPATGCFVWARRAGGSSSERATALAVNGNQVYVLGTFSSATAAFGNTTLTNSSADGNQADIFVAKLTDAGATADFTWAQAGGGPGLDYATGLALTGNSVYIAGYFEGSTVRFGSTALFNSNPMPSGPATSEVYVAKLADAGSTASFNWAVRIGGQGSEQAFGLAASGSNLYVVGYFDSQSVRYGCTLCISNLISAGGADAFVGKLTDAGTGATFGWVQGIGGSGSEVALAVAAQQDEVYVTGAFSSPTLGLGATTLANSGLSNAFITKLTDNGATMSFRWAEAIGSVGLGITLPQTLRVQGPAVYVAGSFTGATARFGGYSLANSGSIGTDDVFVAGWTDTGASSSVAWVAQAGGVGNDQVFDLALHNTSLFLTGVAILPARFGPLVPAGPAGSQFGFFAQLAAPVLALAPPLPLPGLELYPNPAQHSLTIEVVAPAGPVRLTLGDAQGRVVRPAAVLLPDASGQRYRISLAGLAPGLYLATVQSGSRQIVRRLLVQ
- a CDS encoding MlaE family ABC transporter permease produces the protein MLTSLKSPLLAETGALTRFAIRFFRQGFRPRYEAQELLYQCYVIGYQSLPLVGVTGFIMGIVLTLQSRPTMAQFGAESWIPAMVGLTIIREMGPIITALIFAGKIGSSIGAELGSMRVTEQIDAMEVSGTNPFKYLVATRVVATTLMLPILTILADAIALYASYLGINMKGVTTLALFTNNVLSRLTFGDVVPAVLKTFFFGFAVGLIGCYKGYYSSKGTEGVGQAANSAVVVSSLVIFILDLLAVQITGLLGLN
- the ppsA gene encoding phosphoenolpyruvate synthase: MSQLPFTLSFSELDNRQVALVGGKNASLGELFTQLATQGIRVPDGFATTAAAYRLFLNENHLREPLAALMAQVDGQEFSNIQSVGMQARALVQAAPLPAQVAEAIGRAYQALSAGQAEPLAVAVRSSATAEDLPTASFAGQHDSFLNVRGEAALLQACRQCYVSLFNDRAIKYRLQHGFDHLQVALSVGVQRMVRSDLASAGVAFTIEPETGHEQLLYLTGSWGLGENVVQGAVNPDEFYLFKPALRQGNRGLVTKKLGDKAKTMRYAQDARAGTTGIENTDTPPEKRSEFVLTDAEAGQLGRWLLLIEDHYGMPMDVEWAKDGLTGELFIVQARPETVHHGRQALRLHEYHLRGTGPLLATGKAVGSQIVAGVARLIASPAEGHRLQPGEILVTDSTSPDWNVILKKASVIVTNKGGRTSHAAIVARELGLSAVVGTLHATEHIRDGQLITVSCAEGDEGKIFAGQLPWDETDLDLEHVAQPRTQAMLILADPDRALQLARYPSQGVGLMRMEFVINNAIRIHPMALVEFDKLRDAAARAEIEQLTAHYASKPEYFVDKLSQAIGLVAAAFYPRPVIVRMSDFKTNEYAGLVGGRQFEPEEENPMLGFRGAARYDSPQYREGFRLECQALHRVRHEMGLTNVKAMIPFCRTVAEGCRVVKLMEEFGLPRGPEGVEIYVMAEIPSNVILAEDFARVFDGFSIGSNDLTQLTLGLDRDSAIVSPLFDERNPAVLRLLSQVIRAAKAYGRPIGLCGQAPSDYPDFARFLVEQGIDSISFTPDALLPGMANMVQAEQQLARSASPQPIAHPVGALPA